Proteins encoded by one window of Arachis hypogaea cultivar Tifrunner chromosome 1, arahy.Tifrunner.gnm2.J5K5, whole genome shotgun sequence:
- the LOC112793110 gene encoding acylamino-acid-releasing enzyme, with amino-acid sequence MDMQNQIPTPATEEDNYASLSNLLQEFTTIPNIDKAWLFNSHSTTLQGMFSINQPDLVANKTKKLMLSCQIFKESESSVNFLWAPFPIEISGVSLIIPSPSGSKLLLIWNPKDDESPCRFEIWSQSRMEKDFHIPQSLHGSVYNDRWFEGVSWNLDETFVAYVAEEPSLSKPEFRDAGYKKGGGCVPADKNCGTWKGQGDLEEDWGETYAGKRRPALFVINISSGEVQAVKGIDRSLSVGQVVWAPFHDGSEQYLVFVGWSGEKRKVGMKYCSNRPCALYAVRAPHHDSKSNEQEINSTQEWYILNLTRTISSALFPRFSPNGKFLVFLSAKSAVDSGVHNATNSLHRIDWPTDGKLHQSAKMYDILPVVTSAEEGCFPGLYCTTIHNNPWLLDNSTMIISSIWHSSEVLLSVNVLSGEVAHISPADPSFSWNLLTLDGNNIIAICSSPVDVPQIKYGTFTEKSKESIPWSWSDISSPMFRCSDKVRSSLFSLKCSILKIPIKEACQGIAKGASNPFEAIFVSSKSKKNDPLIVILHGGPHDVSLSCFSKSWAFLSSVGYSLLIVNYRGSLGFGEEALQSLPGKVGCQDVNDVLSAIDEVIKLGVASPSKITVMGISHGGFLTTHLIGQAPDKFAAAAAINPVCNLALMVGTTDIPDWCYVEAFGTNSKHSFTQAPSPQHLTLFYNKSPISHLSKVKAPTLFLLGAKDVRVPIYDGLQYARALKEKGVDVKTIMFPNDVHGLQRPQSEFECFLNIAVWFNKYCKLQVKDHT; translated from the exons ATGGATATGCAGAATCAAATTCCAACCCCTGCCACTGAAGAAGACAACTACGCTTCCCTTTCTAACTTACTTCAAGAATTCACAACTATTCCCAATATTGACAAGGCTTGGCTTTTTAACTCTCATTCAACCA CATTGCAGGGAATGTTCTCTATTAATCAACCTGATCTTGTAGCAAATAAGACCAAGAAACTCATGCTATCATgccaaatctttaaagaatctgAGAGTTCTGTTAACTTTTTATGGGCTCCATTTCCAATAGAGATTTCTGGAGTCTCCTTGATTATTCCATCACCTTCTGGCTCTAAACTATTGCTAATTTGGAATCCCAAGGATGACGAATCGCCTTGCCGCTTTGAAATTTGGAGTCAGTCTCGAATGGAGAAGGATTTCCATATCCCCCAATCTCTGCATGGCTCAGTCTACAATGATAGATG GTTTGAGGGAGTCTCTTGGAACTTGGATGAGACATTTGTAGCTTATGTAGCAGAAGAACCCTCTCTTTCAAAGCCGGAATTTAGGGATGCAGGCTACAAGAAAGGTGGTGGTTGCGTGCCGGCCGACAAGAATTGTGGTACATGGAAAGGCCAAGGGGACTTGGAGGAAGATTGGGGAGAAACATATGCTGGAAAGAGAAGGCCTGCACTTTTTGTTATAAACATCAGCAG TGGAGAGGTACAAGCTGTTAAAGGAATTGACAGATCTTTGAGTGTTGGCCAAGTTGTGTGGGCGCCATTCCACGATGGCTCGGAACAATATCTTGTTTTTGTTGGGTGGTCAGGTGAGAAAAGAAAGGTTGGTATGAAGTACTGCTCTAACAGGCCTTGTGCATTATATGCAGTTAGAGCACCCCATCATGACTCAAAATCTAATGAACAAGAGATCAA CTCAACTCAAGAATGGTATATACTGAACCTTACTCGAACCATAAGCAGTGCCCTCTTTCCAAGATTCAG CCCAAATGGAAAATTCCTTGTGTTTTTATCTGCAAAAAGTGCTGTGGATTCAGGAGTGCACAATGCTACAAACTCACTACATAGAATTGATTGGCCAACCGATGGAAAACTGCACCAATCTGCCAAAATGTATGATATT CTTCCAGTTGTGACAAGCGCCGAGGAAGGTTGCTTCCCCGGGCTTTATTGTACAACTATCCATAATAATCCTTGGCTTCTTGACAACTCTACTATGATCATATCATCTATCTGGCACAGCAGTGAAGTTCTACTCTCAGTGAATGTGTTGAG TGGGGAAGTTGCACATATCAGCCCAGCAGATCCTAGTTTCTCTTGGAACCTTCTTACACTGGATGGGAACAACATCATTGCCA TTTGCAGCAGCCCGGTTGATGTTCCTCAAATCAAGTACGGAACGTTCACTGAGAAATCAAAGGAAAGTATTCCATGGAGTTGGTCAGATATAAGCAGTCCCATGTTCAGATGCTCCGACAAG GTTAGGTCGTCGTTGTTTTCTCTCAAGTGCAGTATACTGAAGATCCCAATCAAGGAGGCTTGCCAAGGCATAGCAAAAG GTGCTAGTAATCCTTTTGAAGCCATATTTGTGTCATCTAAATCCAAGAAAAATGATCCACTAATTGTTATCCTTCATGGAGGGCCACATGATGTCTCTTTGTCTTGCTTTTCAAAGTCTTGGGCATTTCTATCTTCAGTTGGATACAGCTTGCTGATTGTAAATTACAG AGGTTCATTAGGATTTGGCGAGGAAGCATTACAATCTCTTCCAGGGAAAGTTGGGTGTCAG GATGTGAATGATGTTTTGTCTGCAATAGATGAAGTGATCAAGTTGGGAGTTGCTAGTCCATCCAAGATAACAGTGATGGGTATCTCACATGGTGGCTTCTTGACAACCCACTTGATCGGCCAGGCACCGGACAAGTTTGCGGCCGCAGCCGCTATCAACCCTGTTTGCAACCTTGCACTCATGGTTGGCACAACTGACATCCCTGATTGGTGCTATGTAGAGGCTTTTGGAACCAACTCCAAACATAGCTTCACACAAGCACCTTCTCCACAACACTTGACTCTCTTTTACAACAAGTCTCCTATTTCACACCTCTCTAAG GTAAAAGCACCAACACTTTTCTTATTAGGTGCTAAAGATGTACGTGTTCCAATTTATGATGGATTGCAG TATGCTAGGGCTTTAAAGGAGAAAGGAGTCGACGTCAAAACCATTATGTTCCCAAACGATGTCCATGGACTCCAAAG ACCACAATCTGAGTTCGAATGCTTCCTTAACATTGCGGTGTGGTTCAACAAGTATTGCAAATTGCAAGTAAAGGATCACACTTGA
- the LOC112793152 gene encoding photosynthetic NDH subunit of subcomplex B 5, chloroplastic encodes MMALCSSLTLSSLPPFSNLTSSKSSSPNLQAIFTKSSSRRRRRTFLLNAGFAEIEPDLNEDPIDQFRTNGISPEEFQYGIYDDHHTFYEGEAELKGVFWSAIAEEIAAAEPPTGFQGLISWLFPPAIAAGFFFNVPGEYLYIGAGIFTIIFCIIEMDKPDKPHHFEPQIYNMERGARDKLINDYNTMDIWDFNEKYGDLWDFTIKKDDIGR; translated from the exons ATGATGGCCCTTTGTTCCTCACTCacactttcatctcttcctcCATTCTCCAATCTCACTTCTTCTAAGTCCTCATCTCCCAACTTGCAAGCCATCTTCACAAAGAgctcttcaagaagaagaagaagaacattcttgttgaatgCCGGTTTTGCTGAGATTGAACCTGACCTCAATGAAGACCCTATAGACCAATTCCGCACTAATGGCATCAGCCCTGAAGAGTTCCAATATGGAATCTATGATGACCACCACACTTTTTATGAAGGAGAAGCAGAACTCAAAG GAGTATTTTGGAGTGCCATTGCCGAAGAGATTGCAGCAGCAGAACCCCCCACAGGATTCCAAG GGCTTATTTCATGGCTGTTCCCACCAGCTATTGCTGCCGGATTCTTCTTCAATGTTCCG GGGGAGTACTTATACATAGGAGCAGGTATATTTACAATCATATTTTGCATAATCGAGATGGATAAGCCGGATAAGCCTCACCACTTTGAACCTCAGATATATAATATGGAGAGGGGAGCTAGAGATAAGTTGATCAATGACTATAACACCATGGACATTTGGGACTTCAATGAGAAATATGGAGATCTTTGGGATTTTACTATCAAAAAGGATGATATAGGAAGATAG
- the LOC112793168 gene encoding cation/H(+) antiporter 24-like, translated as MPEAAEFLVNNLGIMGFMFFVFIYGVKCDPSLLKKSGKMHLYTALVGISIPSMLTFLVSLYMRKNMDKELSRIASLGVISAYFGITTFPVVHNILKELNLINSHVGRMALSMALIGDAIGTCSIVVFEAGKHGETGTKHAIWYTISLVLVLMFIMFCVRPMMMWIHKNTPEGHPVEQSYVVVILLGVFVLGFVTDMLGMAIANGPLWLGLVIPDGPPLGATIVEKSKTIMTDFLLPFSFLMVGTHTDVFAMSEIDWSHLEPLFFMVLTGYLTKFFSTWVATFYWQLPFRDGLALSLMMSLRGQVELIMFVHFMDKKIIKIPGFTLLVLMTAVLTATFTPLISIVYDPTRPYIVNQRRNIQHHLPNTKLSMVLCIQDDESINGLINVLDISNPNPNRPFIVHTVRLFELVGRASPLFIDHDNQEMPSNYQWMHIVNVLRRYQELKGKFVELKFFTVVSLKQMMFQDICLIALENEASLIILPFKKTHVSNKGMIHTINSQVLNHAPCSVGILVDKGSNNLIEMMAAARNIAAAPSSLRRFGRRYAMLFLGGADAREALVYADMIAANQDASLTVIRFLSANYVGDKEREKKLDDGIVTWFWVKNETNNRVRYREVVVKNGEETIASILAMNNNDNDGDEDYDLWIVGRKQGINPVLLTGLSEWSESEELGLIGDYIASEDFPSSGSVLVIHQQIVRG; from the exons ATGCCTGAAGCAGCTGAATTCTTGGTGAACAATCTTGGAATAATGGGATTCATGTTCTTTGTTTTCATCTATGGTGTAAAGTGTGACCCAAGCCTGTTGAAAAAATCAGGGAAAATGCATTTGTACACGGCATTAGTTGGTATAAGCATTCCCTCAATGCTAACTTTTCTTGTGTCACTATACATGAGAAAAAACATGGACAAAGAACTTTCTAGAATAGCTTCACTAGGTGTAATTTCAGCGTACTTTGGGATCACAACATTCCCTGTTGTCCATAATATTTTGAAAGAGCTTAACCTTATAAACTCACATGTTGGGAGAATGGCTTTGTCTATGGCTTTAATTGGTGATGCAATTGGTACATGTTCAATTGTAGTATTTGAGGCTGGGAAACATGGAGAAACAGGAACAAAGCATGCAATTTGGTACACAATTTCTCTTGTACTGGTGCTAATGTTCATTATGTTTTGTGTAAGGCCCATGATGATGTGGATTCATAAGAACACCCCAGAAGGGCACCCAGTGGAACAATCTTATGTTGTTGTCATTCTTTTGGGTGTTTTTGTGTTGGGCTTTGTGACAGATATGCTTGGGATGGCAATTGCTAATGGGCCTTTGTGGTTGGGCCTTGTGATCCCTGATGGGCCTCCTTTAGGAGCAACAATAGTGGAAAAGAGTAAGACTATTATGACTGATTTTCTACTACCATTCTCATTCCTTATGGTGGGAACTCATACTGATGTGTTTGCTATGAGTGAGATTGATTGGTCTCATTTAGAACCATTGTTTTTCATGGTTTTAACTGGCTACTTGACCAAATTCTTTTCCACTTGGGTTGCTACATTCTATTGGCAGTTGCCATTTAGAGATGGACTTGCACTTAGCCTTATGATGAGCTTGAGAGGACAAGTTGAGCTCATAATGTTTGTCCATTTCATGGATAAGAAG ATCATAAAGATACCAGGCTTCACATTATTAGTGCTTATGACAGCAGTTCTAACTGCAACATTCACTCCATTGATCTCCATAGTGTATGATCCAACAAGGCCATATATTGTGAACCAAAGAAGGAACATTCAGCATCACCTTCCAAACACTAAGCTTTCAATGGTTCTATGCATTCAAGATGATGAAAGCATAAATGGTCTCATCAATGTTCTTGACATATCAAATCCAAATCCAAATCGTCCCTTCATAGTTCACACTGTTCGATTATTCGAGCTTGTTGGCCGTGCTAGCCCTCTATTTATAGACCATGACAACCAAGAAATGCCTTCCAATTATCAATGGATGCACATTGTAAATGTTCTAAGGCGCTATCAAGAACTTAAAGGGAAATTTGTGGAGCTAAAGTTTTTCACAGTTGTTTCGCTGAAGCAAATGATGTTCCAAGACATTTGCTTGATTGCTTTAGAAAATGAAGCTTCTCTCATCATCTTACCtttcaagaaaacacatgtttctAACAAGGGCATGATCCATACTATAAACTCTCAAGTGTTGAATCATGCACCTTGCTCTGTTGGTATTCTTGTTGATAAAGGAAGTAATAATCTTATTGAAATGATGGCTGCAGCAAGAAATATTGCTGCTGCTCCTTCTTCCCTTCGTAGATTCGGACGGCGATATGCTATGCTATTTCTCGGAGGAGCAGACGCAAGAGAGGCTCTTGTTTATGCAGATATGATAGCTGCAAACCAAGATGCTTCTCTTACTGTGATTCGATTCTTGTCCGCAAACTATGTAGGGGacaaagaaagggagaagaagctagatgatggaATTGTGACATGGTTTTGGGTTAAGAATGAGACAAACAACAGAGTGAGGTACAGAGAAGTGGTGGTTAAGAATGGAGAAGAAACAATTGCAAGTATTCTAGCTatgaataataatgataatgatggtgatgaaGATTATGATCTTTGGATAGTTGGAAGAAAACAAGGGATAAACCCTGTTCTTCTTACTGGGTTATCAGAATGGAGTGAGAGTGAAGAATTAGGACTCATAGGAGATTATATTGCTTCTGAAGATTTTCCAAGTTCTGGTTCTGTTTTAGTTATACATCAACAAATTGTAAGAGGATAA
- the LOC112793136 gene encoding serine/threonine receptor-like kinase NFP → MRVWPVLLILLLQLVEPSHGQTKSQQNNTGFQCSGRSYPCQAYAFYRAQSQFLDLASIGDLFQVSRLMIANPSNISSDSVSSPLIQNQQLFIPLTCSCNSVNTTFGSMSYANISYTIKPNDTFFLVSTIKFENLTTYPSVEVVNPNLVATNLQIGDNAIFPVFCKCPDKNTTVSNTRANYMISYVVQPSDNLSSIASRFGSQQKAITDVNGNKFNVYDTIFVPVTKLPVLSQPNTSTAAAPSPTPAGSSDDRTGTVRGLAIGLGIAGLLLMVVCAVWLYRESVLKGRMWAGRDEEEQRQKEGRVFSGGRDGKVSKPMDVKLMANVSDCLDKYRVFGIEELVEATDAFSDSCLIQGSVYKGTIDGETYAIKKMKWNAYEELKILQKVNHGNLVKLEGFCIDSEEGNCYLVYEYVENGSLNWWLHEEEGKNKEKLNWKTRVRIGIDIANGLQYIHEHTRPRVVHKDIKSSNILLDSNMRAKIANFGLAKSGMNAITMHIVGTQGYIAPEYLADGVVSTKMDVFSFGVVLLELISGREAIDEEGNLLWMSAMKTFEGVSSDEEKGRRVREWMDKAMLRDTISMDSLLGVLGIAIACLHKEPSKRPSIVDVVYALCKSDDAGFETSEDGIGSPKVTAR, encoded by the exons ATGAGAGTTTGGCCTGTACTTCTCATCTTGCTGTTGCAGCTTGTTGAACCCTCACATGGCCAGACAAAGAGCCAACAGAACAACACAGGGTTCCAGTGCAGTGGCAGAAGCTATCCATGCCAGGCCTATGCTTTCTACAGAGCTCAGAGTCAGTTTCTTGACCTAGCTTCCATTGGAGACCTCTTCCAAGTCAGCCGTCTCATGATTGCAAACCCAAGCAACATATCCTCTGATTCAGTTTCCTCTCCTCTAATTCAAAACCAGCAACTCTTTATTCCCTTAACATGTTCCTGCAACTCCGTCAACACCACCTTTGGTTCCATGTCTTATGCTAACATCTCCTATACCATCAAACCCAACGATACCTTCTTCTTAGTCTCCACCATCAAGTTTGAGAACCTCACTACCTACCCTTCTGTTGAGGTTGTTAACCCAAACCTTGTAGCAACCAACCTCCAAATTGGGGACAATGCTATATTCCCTGTCTTCTGCAAGTGCCCAGACAAGAACACAACTGTGTCCAACACAAGAGCCAATTACATGATCTCCTATGTTGTCCAACCGTCCGACAACCTATCTTCGATTGCTTCCAGGTTTGGATCTCAGCAGAAGGCCATCACTGATGTCAACGGGAACAAATTCAACGTCTATGATACCATATTCGTCCCGGTGACGAAGCTGCCGGTTCTATCACAGCCGAATACAAGTACTGCTGCTGCTCCTTCTCCTACTCCGGCCGGCAGCTCCGATGATAGGACAG GCACCGTGAGAGGGCTGGCAATTGGATTGGGGATTGCTGGTTTGCTGCTGATGGTGGTGTGTGCGGTGTGGTTGTATAGGGAGAGTGTGTTGAAGGGCAGGATGTGGGCGGGCAGGGACGAGGAGGAGCAGAGGCAGAAGGAAGGCAGGGTGTTTTCGGGAGGGAGAGATGGGAAAGTGAGTAAACCGATGGATGTGAAGCTGATGGCCAATGTGTCTGACTGCTTGGACAAGTACAGAGTCTTTGGAATTGAGGAACTTGTAGAAGCCACTGATGCCTTCAGTGACAGTTGCCTCATTCAAGGTTCTGTTTACAAAGGTACTATTGATGGAGAAACCTATGCAATCAAGAAGATGAAGTGGAATGCCTATGAGGAGCTCAAGATCTTACAGAAG GTAAACCATGGGAATCTGGTGAAGTTAGAAGGATTTTGCATAGACTCTGAAGAAGGGAATTGCTATCTAGTTTATGAGTACGTGGAGAATGGATCTTTGAACTGGTGGCTGCACGAAGAGGAAGGGAAGAATAAGGAGAAGCTAAACTGGAAGACAAGGGTGAGAATAGGCATAGACATAGCAAATGGTCTTCAATACATCCACGAGCACACAAGGCCAAGAGTAGTGCACAAAGACATAAAGAGCAGCAACATTCTGTTGGACTCAAACATGAGAGCCAAGATTGCCAACTTCGGCCTTGCCAAGTCAGGAATGAACGCAATTACAATGCACATTGTGGGAACTCAGGGCTACATTGCTCCTGAGTATCTGGCCGATGGCGTCGTCTCCACCAAGATGGATGTCTTCTCTTTCGGGGTGGTGCTCCTGGAGCTCATCTCTGGAAGGGAAGCCATCGACGAGGAGGGGAATCTACTGTGGATGAGTGCTATGAAGACCTTTGAAGGGGTAAGTAGTGATGAAGAGAAGGGTAGGAGGGTGAGGGAGTGGATGGACAAGGCAATGTTGAGGGACACAATCTCTATGGATAGTTTGTTGGGAGTTTTGGGGATTGCTATTGCTTGTTTGCATAAGGAGCCTTCAAAGAGGCCTAGCATAGTGGATGTTGTCTATGCTCTCTGCAAGAGTGATGATGCAGGGTTTGAAACCTCTGAGGATGGGATTGGATCCCCAAAGGTCACTGCTAGGTGA